ACCAGCCTTCTCAGCCCTCACTTTTCCAACAATTATCACAGCTACTTCGCTCAAGATGGCTCAGGGAATTTTGAAACTTCCATTTCTGGATTATCTGGTGTTGGCTGAAACTGTTATATGCCTAACTATTTTATTCTTTGTATTGGGTGCTTATCTGATTTGGTTACGAAAAAGGGTCTAGCTAGAAATAGCTAAACCTTATTTTTATGGTTTGATAACTTCAGCTCCACCCATATATGGACGAAGTGCTTCTGGAATAGTTACAGAACCATCTTCATTTTGATAGTTTTCAAGAATTGCAGCCACTGTACGTCCAACTGCAAGTCCAGAGCCGTTCAAAGTGTGAAGGAGTTTTACCTTGCCATCGGCTTCATCGCGGTAGCGAATTTGAGCACGACGGGCTTGGAAATCTTCTGTATTTGAACAGCTTGAGATTTCACGGTAGGTATTTTGGGCTGGAATCCAAACTTCCAAGTCGTAAGTTTTGGCAGCTGAGAAGCCCATGTCCCCAGTAGAGAGGGCAACGACACGGTATGGAAGATTGAGTTTTTGAAGGATGTTTTCAGCGTTGGCTGTCATTTTTTCCAATTCTTCATAAGATTCTTCTGGTTTGGCAAATTTGACCATTTCAACCTTGTGAAATTGGTGTAGACGAATTAAACCACGAGTATCACGACCAGCAGAACCAGCCTCAGAACGGAATGATGGGCTCATAGCAGTGAAGTAGATTGGTAGGTCCTTTCCGTCAAGGATTTCATCGCGATAGTAGTTTGTCAAAGGCACTTCAGCGGTAGGAATAAGGACATAATTAGTGTCTTTCAATTCAAAAGTGTCTTCCTTGAATTTTGGATATTGACCAGTACCAAACATAGAATCATGGTTAACCATGTATGGTGTGATGACTTCAGTATAGCCCTCTTTTCCATGCTCGTCCAACATAAAGTTGTAGATAGCACGTTCCAAACGAGCCCCAAGTCCTTTATAGAAGAGGAAGCGAGCACCAGTAACTTTTGCTCCACGTTCCCAGTCAAGGATACCCAAGTCTTCACCAAGATCCCAGTGAGCTTTTGGTTCAAAGTCAAACTCGCGTGGAGTTCCCCAACGACGGACTTCCACATTGTCATCTTCGTCGGCTCCGATAGGAACACTGTCAGCAGGGATATTTGGAAGAGTAGTGGTAAATTCTGTCAATTTAGCATCGATGTCCGCCAATTCCGCATCCAAGGCTTTGACTTCAGCAGATAAGTTTTGCATCGCAGCAATCTTGTCATCGGCATTTTCCTTGTTGCGCTTGGCTTGGGCAATCTCAGCTGAAACTGTGTTGCGTTCTGCCTTGAGGTTTTCAACCTTGACCAAGATGTCACGACGTTTAGCATCGATTTCTTTCATCTCGTTTAAGACAGCAGGATCTACACCACGTGTAGCCAATTTTTCTGCGACAGCATCAAAGTCTGTACGAATACGTTTAATATCTAACATAAGAACTCCTTTATGAAAAAAACACACCTGACAAAGCGTTGGAGTGGCAGGGCCACGGTTCCATCCAACTTCACAGGTGTGCACTTGATTGTGTATGTAATTGTTACTAACGGTAGAATTTCACTTACCCCTCCTATCTGCTCGCAGCACCCGCAGACTTTCTGGAAGAAGAGGATAACCTACTTATCCGTTGCTATGATTATACTAAAGTTTCTACTTTTTTGCAAATAGATTTTTGAATTTTTGACCAATGGTCTGGAGTAAAGTAGGAAGTTTCACAACCTTGTCATTGCCCAGTTTTTCGCGAGCAATTTTAAGAATGGCACCTGAGTCTTTTGAAGCAAAGAGGAATTTTCCTTGATCAGTGAAGACTTCAAAGTGGCGACTGATTTTGCGACCACTTACGTTGGCTCCAATTTGCTGAATACTTGACCAGGGAATTTGGATATATTGTTCGACATTGACATCAGGATAAAACTCTAAGGCTTGATCCCCAACTAGAAATTTTCCGACTTTTCCCGAGATGGAAAGATAGGATGTTCCAGTGGTTTGTAAGTCAATGACTTTATTGAGTGATTGGGCCATGATTAATCTTCCTTACTTTCATCGAAAAAGGCGCGGTAGAGAGCCTTGATAGCTGCCTTTTCTTGCTCTTTATTGACAACAAACATGATGGAAACTTCACTTGAGCCTTGGGACATCATCTGGATGTTGATTTTATTTTCAGATAGAGCGCGTGTTGCAGTAGCAGTTACCCCGATATGGCTCTTCATCTTTTCTCCGACAATCATAATGATGGAAAGGTCATGTTCGATTTCAGCATGGTCCACTTCGGCTTTTTG
This genomic interval from Streptococcus oralis subsp. tigurinus contains the following:
- a CDS encoding DUF956 family protein → MAQSLNKVIDLQTTGTSYLSISGKVGKFLVGDQALEFYPDVNVEQYIQIPWSSIQQIGANVSGRKISRHFEVFTDQGKFLFASKDSGAILKIAREKLGNDKVVKLPTLLQTIGQKFKNLFAKK
- the serS gene encoding serine--tRNA ligase, which translates into the protein MLDIKRIRTDFDAVAEKLATRGVDPAVLNEMKEIDAKRRDILVKVENLKAERNTVSAEIAQAKRNKENADDKIAAMQNLSAEVKALDAELADIDAKLTEFTTTLPNIPADSVPIGADEDDNVEVRRWGTPREFDFEPKAHWDLGEDLGILDWERGAKVTGARFLFYKGLGARLERAIYNFMLDEHGKEGYTEVITPYMVNHDSMFGTGQYPKFKEDTFELKDTNYVLIPTAEVPLTNYYRDEILDGKDLPIYFTAMSPSFRSEAGSAGRDTRGLIRLHQFHKVEMVKFAKPEESYEELEKMTANAENILQKLNLPYRVVALSTGDMGFSAAKTYDLEVWIPAQNTYREISSCSNTEDFQARRAQIRYRDEADGKVKLLHTLNGSGLAVGRTVAAILENYQNEDGSVTIPEALRPYMGGAEVIKP